In the genome of Bos mutus isolate GX-2022 chromosome 20, NWIPB_WYAK_1.1, whole genome shotgun sequence, one region contains:
- the GABRP gene encoding LOW QUALITY PROTEIN: gamma-aminobutyric acid receptor subunit pi (The sequence of the model RefSeq protein was modified relative to this genomic sequence to represent the inferred CDS: inserted 1 base in 1 codon), producing MKRSLHLTFVCLSLFSARMCVQGNQFNIEVSRSNKLSLPGFENLTAGYNKFLRPNFGGEPVQIALTLDIASISSISESNMDYTATIYLRQRWTDQRLVFXGNKSFTLDARLVEFLWVPDTYIVESKKSFLHEVTVGNRLIRLFSNGTVLYALRITTTVACNMDLSKYPMDTQTCKLQLESWGYDGNDVEFSWLRGNDSVRGLENLRLAQYTIQQYFTSVTRSQQETGNYTRLVLQFELQRNVLYFILETYVPSTFLVVLSWVSFWISLDSVPARTCIGVTTVLSMTTLMIGSRTSLPNTNCFIKAIDVYLGICFSFVFGALLEYAVAHYSSLQQMAAKDRGKAKEVEEVNITNIINSSISSFKRKISFASIEISGDNVDYSDLTMKTSDKVKFVFRDKLGRIVDYFTIQNPSNVDRYSKLLFPLIFMLANVFYWAYYMYF from the exons ATGAAGCGCAGTCTCCACCTGACCTTCGTGTGTCTGAGTCTCTTCTCTGCACG GATGTGCGTCCAGGGGAATCAGTTTAACATCGAGGTCAGCAGAAGCAACAAGCTGTCCCTGCCTGGCTTTGAGAATCTCACAGCAGGATATAACAAGTTTCTCAGGCCCAATTTTGGCG GAGAACCTGTTCAGATAGCACTGACTCTGGACATTGCAAGTATTTCCAGTATTTCAGAGAGTAATATG GACTACACAGCCACCATATACCTCAGACAGCGCTGGACGGACCAGCGGCTGGTGT AAGGCAACAAGAGCTTCACTCTGGATGCACGCCTAGTGGAATTCCTCTGGGTGCCAGACACCTACATCGTGGAGTCCAAGAAGTCCTTCCTCCATGAAGTCACTGTGGGGAACAGACTTATCCGCCTCTTCTCCAATGGCACAGTCCTGTATGCCCTCAG aaTCACAACAACTGTTGCATGTAACATGGACCTGTCTAAATACCCCATGGACACACAGACATGCAAGTTGCAACTAGAGAGCT GGGGCTACGATGGGAATGACGTAGAGTTCAGCTGGCTGAGAGGGAACGACTCTGTGCGGGGATTGGAGAACCTGCGGCTTGCTCAGTACACCATACAACAATATTTCACCTCAGTTACCAGATCACAGCAGGAAACAG GAAATTACACACGACTGGTCTTGCAATTTGAGCTTCAGAGGAACGTCCTGTATTTCATTTTGGAAACCTATGTTCCTTCCACTTTCCTGGTGGTGTTATCCTGGGTCTCGTTTTGGATCTCCCTTGATTCAGTTCCTGCAAGAACCTGCATTG GAGTGACCACCGTATTGTCAATGACCACACTGATGATTGGGTCCCGTACTTCTCTCCCGAACACCAACTGCTTCATAAAGGCCATCGATGTGTACCTGGGAATATGCTTTAGCTTCGTGTTTGGGGCCCTCCTGGAATATGCAGTTGCCCACTACAGCTCCTTACAGCAGATGGCAGCCAAAGATCGG GGGAAAGCAAAGGAAGTGGAAGAAGTCAACATTACTAACATCATCAACAGCTCCATCTCCAGCTTTAAACGGAAGATCAGTTTTGCCAGCATTGAAATTTCCGGAGATAACGTTGACTACAGCGACCTGACAATGAAAACCAGTGACAAGGTCAAGTTTGTCTTCCGAGATAAGTTGGGCAGGATTGTTGATTATTTCACAATTCAAAACCCGAGTAATGTTGATCGATATTCCAAACTActatttcctttgatttttatgcTAGCCAATGTATTTTACTGGGCATACTATATGTATTTTTGA